The region tttttctttggcgGTAAATTTAGGAAGACACATCTATAACATTTTGACCGGAAACAATGCTGAAATTCTACTTTTGCATTCTAATGGCATCTAAATTCTCTTAACGGAAATTTTTAGAAGTAAACGTGCTTATTCTTCTTCCAGAATCTACTTATCTTCTCACGTTTTTGTAGTTTCAACACGTACGGCAGAACCTCAGTTTCGTAATCACTTCCGGTCACTCAAAGAAAGCAGGTATCTTAAGATCTGCGACGGCGACttcaacgaaaacgtcacctcaaaatataactttgctCTATCATAAGCCTTTCGCGATTATTCCGTCTTGTTCACGTCATACATTGTGAGCAAAGTATCCTGAAAAATGGATTGGCAAGAGAGATTTTCAGAGTGAAAATAGAAAACGAGAGATTGTCAGTTGCACGctcacgttgtcgtcaaaacctcaaatttggcggtttcacgtcgttgttttgAAGAGGACCTCGAAAATATTGGCTAAGATCCTTGCTGCTCATGCGGCGAGATTATTTATGATCTATTAACCAATGATGTCATGTGGGGCGGGGGGCGGGCCCGTGGGGTCGGGCATGGGGTgaggattttgacattttcttaaagaaaaatcaaattccccaccccCGAGCGGACGAAATCCCCAACCGGGGACAAGTGATTCGAAGGTGGTCAAAGGAATGTCCTTCAAACCTTGATCACGTGCGATCAAAATCTCCACCCTCGGGACAACACGCACGATCAAAATCCGTGCACTCAAGATCAAATTCCCGTGGTTAGATCTTCCCTGTTAAACCAGATTGTTACAAATAGTGGCATGAGCCTCAGTTATCAAATGGAATGTTCATGCAGAATACAGTGACACGtattatattttaaaatcttgCATTCGTGTGCATGTTGTGTCTTCGTTGCAGGAGAGATTAGAGGTGctgaaaggtttagtttgtaaagaatctgaggtgctgcgtcggtggcaAGTGAAGCGCCAAAATTTGGTGTTAAACAAGTTGCTAGGgttaaatttccaccgtgaataGACAACGAAGCTCacttttcgagcgttagtccttcgtcaCAGCGAACAGACGAAGGGTCAATACTTCCGATCCGAATTTAATCCTTATCAACTTATTTGATGCCAAATTGCATTGTTAGAAGGTTATGTTGTCATCTGGAGTGGATTCTCAGAAACATGAATCGCTGCTTTGTCACTAAGGTTGGCTGGCCTGCGTCTAGGGGTGCAAAGAGTCTCGTTAGCTCCTCTCAGGGACCCaagtaaatgaaaacagaTCGTCGCAAGATATTGGGGACATTTTTAATTGCAAGACAAGACTAAAGATCTTAACTGAACATAATTGTCGTGAACACAGCATACCTATGCCCTTTTCATCTTAAAATTCTAGTTTAGGAAGTGGGAAATGTGTCGCTTAAAACAAAACGAGCGACATTAAGTTATTCTAAGAAATTACCTGTTTAACCACTGACATGAGAAAATAAGTCAGTTTGGGAACTTCTGTTAATCATGCGGCCTTAAGAGGGCGCTTTAATTTCTGTTGAGTTACCTTAGACCATTAATCGCAGCATTTTCTCGGCTCGCTTAATATTGGCCTTCAATTTACGCACTTGTTTCTTTAAATTAGCGTTTTCTTTCTCTAGGGCAACAGTCTTTTTCGCGACCTGAATTTCTCGCGCGCGCTTGGCTTCTCGGGAACGTTTAGCCGCCAAATTGTTCCTTTGGCGTCGCTCCCAGTACTTGGAATCTTTCACACCTTTAGCGCTAGCTTTGCGCACTTTTTTAGCGGGACACGGTGCCTTGAAATCTTCGTCGTCACTGTCATCAGATTCTTCCTTTTCAATGTCCTCTACGAATTTAGAGTCGTCATCAGAGTCGGGTTCATCGTCGGAGACAAGCCACTGCCGACAATAATCGTGATCTGTGTTAACCAAAACTCTCTTACGCCGAGACCGAAGTTCGCGTTTCACGGAAGTATCGGGAGAATTAATTGCAGAAATCGTATCATTGTTCGATGAGTTCTCGCCACTTTCCGATGTTGGCGTGCAAGCCTCATTGTTCTTGCTTTCAACTTCCGAGATCTCGGCACTTTGGTGAATTGTCAAATTCTTTCCTTTGGAACTATTTCCTGTTATTTTCTCCTCTACCTCAGGTTGTGGGTTCAGTAATTCAGCAATAAGTTCGAAtgaattgtcaaaataatcTTGGCCCGTGGAACTATCGCCAGCCGATAAAGATGAAGTCTTTGTGTTCACTTTACTAGATGAGGCATTGAACCACAtgtcctcatcatcatcatcttttattttaatgtgagTATACAGTTTAGAAGGAAATTCTCCATCAAAGAGGCTCGTATTTAGTAAATTGCTGAAATTCGTATCCAGATCAAAGAGATCTCCCAGGAAGTCGACTCCCACAGGGGTAGGACTTGATGGGGAAGAGCTAAGACCACTGTCATCGCTATCTTGGAAAGTGAAACAGTTGCAATCTGAATGAAGACGAAAATTAGAGTGTAAGTCACAACGTTTAGAGGCAAAAGCTCTAAGCTGCATCATTGGGTCTCGTTACTACCATCTTATAGGCAATTTTCAAGCCACCCTCTCAGGATTAACCTGTACAACAGGCGTCATTAGGCGCGCTTACTGGAGTTCGTGGCGCAAACGCATTATACACGTGAGTCTCGCGCGTTGCAGCACAGACTCCACGGAGCGCCCCCAAGAAAGCTAGTTGTGTGGGCGCGTTCGGCGGCCAAGTCCGACTTATTCCGAATCTTAGGCTTTCTCTTCCTTCACATTGCCTTATGGAGAATGACTTAGTGAGTACGACCACTCCCTTTCCCTGTAGGTCAGCGTTTTTCCTCATCCGACCCTACAGTATCCACCGTGTTCAAGAGCAGTTAGAATCAACACTACTTTATGTCCGATCAGCGCTCAAAAGCACGATATCAGAGAGAAAACTTGCAAGGAAGGGTAGAACCGAAGAGCCAAAATCATTTTTGCGCCAACTCAATTAACAGGGATAGCGAGGTTTTGGTAATATCCCTTCCCTACCGCGCAGAGTAGATTTGTTATCGCCAGTTTTCATCTTAAATTGCTATAGGTCATAGTGAGAAATACTACTTCCtatgactttttcaagttaaagcctttgcaaatcTGCCCCCAATAATTTCAGACAAAGCTGCGATGTAACATTGCTCCAGACGTGTACAGAGACCAAGATTAAATTTTAAGGGTCACAATGCAAATTTCGCCGGTAAAGTTCAATTTCTTACCGTGAAACTTTTCAGGCCTGGCTGAAGAAAGTGACTCCATGGCATGAATCGACTTTACCAATGAACGAGATATACCTAGGAGAATAGAACTAAGCCACCACAGACCTCTCTGTCGTTTTCAGTGAAATGAACGCACCGACTGAAATCGTCTAGTGTATTACATTATTTACCAACGGCAAAAAACACGTGCACTTATTAATAGTGTTGTCGGAATCCAAAATTACTATGCattaattagcatgagaatcTTACGTAACTTAatatctgattggttgtttcTCCATTAGCTAGGTCCGGATTCACGCGTAAATAGAATTTGCAATCACGCGGATTAAATTAAGGCAAGGTTGTGTTAAGGTTACGCATGCGATGGAACACGTGTAAGGGACATTTCGCGTGACCCCGTACGGGTGATCCCGTGTTGGGTGAAATAATTGGAACATGAAAATAGTGGCTTTATtgaattataaaataaaaaaaactcacaAAACTGTCAATTCGAAGTTATTgccaaaatttgatttaaatttttattagttttaacaattcaaaactgtacttttgtcttcttttcaagAATTGTCACGTGCGAAACAGCTTGGTTATATAACAGTGTCGGAAATAGGGGAAACGTGTTACGTAATATCGAATTAATCCGAAACACACGAGCCTCCgcatgaaatgtttttcaacctcgttctcaAGACGGGATTTAATGAAAGATTAGTGCTTATTCTTCGTTTAGCCAATTGATAGCGCAGTTAAGTCCCTATCCAAAGAACCTACATTAGcactaattgttttataatacccacattattattattttgtccatGGAATAGagatttatcaaaattgataGCCACCCATTGAACGAGGCGAGTCCcttataaaattaaaacaaaaagtctGCCCTGACCAACTAAAACGAAACTTTTCGTTTCGTGTTTTGTTGTATTAGCACTGATTATCACATTGTAAGAAAACGACTTAAGAATAACAAATGTTGTTGCACAAGTAAAAAAGATTCATATTAACAATTCCGTacagtttattttattaactACTCACAACTTTGCAGACCCTGAAAAAAAGTTAATCAGAGGGAcagcgggaaaaaaaaattagtaacCGGGGTTTTCGGAAAACTCATGTCCAAATTACAGTATTAAACTTGATGCGATATTGAGAATGTACACATCTATAAGAATTTCAAAGGTTTGCAAATTCACCTTTGATCTTGCATCAGCCATTTTAGTGTATGGCattaacacaacaaaaaaatgattataataattttactaataaaaataaagtggCCTTGTAAAAAATAGACCAAATCGGCTTACTTTACTCATTGTTGTACCAAATTCAAACCCATTtagaataaaacgttttgttttacgactttccatatcatttataTGTGAATGcacattatcatgcaaatacAATACATAAAGAATCTAAACACCGAGGTATTTGAATTGCGTACAACGTTTcggcttaaaatattttaagtcCCTTTTTTGGTAGCTTCTTCTTGTTGGCGATGAAACATCAGTTTTTCAAGGGATATATctctaagaaaatggtttgaacccaggagtagcataccttgattgaaaaagatcatctgggtgataggagtcctgagaaggactgttgttagtgactgacgtttcgacaacctgtgcggaagccatcttcagagtcaagtggtagtgttagtcagttgaaaattcaaaaaccctggtgagcgatttgattggtcaatagatagagtagccgttggtaagtacgtgatgtgattggctgtgaagacatgtgcggagataggttatgcaaatagatggattgtaaaatgaataataaacaaggtgttattgtttcctgttgagtaaacgtttgtaaggtgcgggaagaggttgacaacgatttagggcagtttgttctaagttggtaaaccagctttcgagtgtaattcgttgatagtagtcggtactgtaggttaaacacgtagcagagtcccagtcgatagcgtggtttgtttttaagtggtgttcggcgatgttattgttgaggtcaccctttttcgtagctcgtttgtgttcggttagtcgcgtggttaagtttctgccggtctcaccgatataagtggcctggcagtcggagcagtggatcttataaactgctcctggtctgtcttcgggtttgtcttttcccttaacacgagtgagtaagcgtcgtaaagtgaaaatgggtttgagTTGCACacaagatggcttccgcacaggttgtcgaaacgtcagtcactaacaacagtccttctcaggactcctatcacccagatgatctttttcattcaaggaTATATCTCTCCTGCATGACTTGATTAGTACCCTTCATAACATTCCAGATTTTAAATCGCGAACTGGCTGTCGGTTTTCTAATTTCACAATGCACTTACGCCGGGCTCTCAAAATTTGAAGCCCGAGGGCTGTTACTttaaatcatttctttttcataaattaaaaagctAAGAGTCGACTCCGGCAGTTTGCGAAAGCGCAGCTGGTTACACGGATTTCTTGGTTTTCCTGTCCGTGTTTGAAGATTCGAACCTCATTCTCAGGAACCACACCCTCGACCTTGGGAATGAGGCCAACGGTAATGGTCAGACTCCTATGCAGTCATTTTTAGCAGAAATCGAGCATCGCAAATACCTACTGCCTTATACATGGTTTAACGCTATACTCTGGTTTCGAATGAATTCAACTTATGAAGTTACAATTCAGGACAAAATATTTCGACACTCCGCCCAGGGTTCTGTTCATCAAAAATcccaaaacttttcgggtatatttcgggtgccacaattccatTTATATGTTCTCAACACCAAGGTTCTAAACCATTAAtgaaacttcgcaatcctcttggtttttcttccattaaaaacattttaaaagaccaacttttcaaaacaagccaattacagtttgacaactggcgtTTAGGACCCGAAAAATGCtggggactttcgagaaacaacCCAGGGCATCCTTTTATACACTCGCCATCATCCCTGATGACAGCACTGCCCAGACGTTGGGTCTTGAATCACAactttttactttgcattttttataGTAGCTTCAAGCTGACTCTGATAGCCTTCCTGACCCCAGATGTTCAAAGGGTGAAGAGCGCTATCCTATGGATAACTCAATAGCTTTTGGAACTATATAGCCGGTGAATGGCTCTatccatcctttgaacaagTGGCCTGTGGTGGACCCAAGGTCGACCGAGGGGCTGTCGGAACGAGATTCCAACGTAGCCATTTATTCTTAAAGTGTGATAGTGGGGGAAGGAGGTGAAATACTAGTCCCCGTAAAACGACTGTGTTGGAGGCTAGATTTCTGCAGACTGTAATTTGCACTACTGCTAAGCCAAAGAATGTAACAACAAACATTCACACACCACAATTTGGAAAAAGAGATTCCGGTACGATGTGATTTCACTTCGATTCAGCATAACCTGGAGCCCTTCATGGTTCTCCTCAGGCCAAAGTAATGGAAAACGATTATTTTAAAAGTCAAGGCAATTTTGTCACCCTTTTCCTTAAAACTTTCGCTATGTGGCAAAGCAAGACCAAAGTTAACCTGTTTCAGTCTCCTCGAAATCAAAGGACGAAGGGTCCGAAGAGATTTCATTACTCAGTAAAGGTGTTTCCTCAGGATCTTGCAGCGCACCAGTTGCTTCGATTTTCCGTTTATTTCTCACCACAGTCCCTTTGACCGTGTTTCCCACGCTCTGCACGTGCTGGACAAGGTCATCACGCACGTCTGACACATCCCACATGGAGACAAAAGAGGCACAACAGGGAGGAGGGGGTGAGGATCGATCTATGTAGGGGTCATGTGAGAAGACGTAGTAATGAGCAATGGCAAAAATGAACATCTCGATACAAACGATGAAGTTCTGTTGAAACAAGAAAGTTGTAATAATTCATGTTAGGTCTGAATCTGCATTCGAATTCGGTTTgtgaggaaagaaaaaggactTGTCTCGCTATTTTAGACGGACATGTTTGATCAGTCCAGATTCCAATATTGTGTTAGCTAAGTCTAACTAAATCAAGAGGAAACTTGAACTGGCAGCCACAAAGCCTGTGAACTTCGCATGAGATATCTCACCTGAATACCATTGGCAACATCCTCAACAGTATAAAAATCCCAAGAATGTTTCGATGAGATAATCCCAAcctatataaataaattagaGTCCAGCTATTATCTCGATTTCTTTTAAGTTCCATCATCAACATGTCCTGGAAAAGTCTTTGAGAAACTTGACAATCACGGTGACCTGCGCAAGGCCACAGTTATTTCTACAATCTGAGAAAAGGTTGGGATAAAAAAGTAGTTTCCTAAACCAATCCCTTTCCAACGTTGTTCCTTAATAGATACATCGTTCTTCTCCCATTTGCTTCATCCCTTCTGATTAAAGGGTTTGCTTTCTAAGGAAACAGTGATGCCGCGTCAGtatagaaatgaaacaaagttaATAATGACTTCAGCATACCGGACAGGCTAACGCTCGttatggtggtaatttgatcATGATCCTTACTAACTCGTTTGGTACCATATTTTCCGTTTCGTTGAGTATATGAGCTAgtattggtcaaaataaagtaTATATTACATCTATAGGCTCccttaataataacaataagactaacaatgaaaataataacaatattgcaaaaaataaCAGCTGGTTAAAGGTTAGGTGacgtgaaaatttaaaacttaCTTTTCAAGGATGAATTATTGAAACCGTTCAGTAAGAGTGAGGAGGAAATTAATAAAGTTTTGTCAAAAGTTCAACTACTTAGTGAAGAGATTGGGATGGATTACAAAATAGAGAAGTGTGGTGTTCTGATCACGAAGGGAGGAAAGACAGGTTGCACAGGTGGAATTTGGGTGATgaataaagaaacaacaaaagaagagACAGAAGAAGGATACAAATACCTTGgaattttggaaagaaacaAGGTAAAAGGATCGAAAAGAGATGAGAAACCTGTTTAGGAAAGGATACTTTCGACCGATAAGGTTTCTCTTGAAAAAGTTGATGGCAGAAACACACTGAATTGAAAATTAACACCTGGCAGGTCGTGTCAGTTATGTGTTCTAAAATAAATCTTATTCagccaattttatttttacaaataaaagtattataaaaaaattcagagaTATGCATACCTTGACAAGGATAGCTATTAAGACTCCTTGcctaacaaaaaacaaacaaaaaaaacaaagagaaacaagAACCATAATTAGCATAATGATATAACTGTCCACTCTATATTTCATAAGCATTATCATATTAAGTTAAAAGACCCtttaaggaatggacaatacctagcgagcgtccatccaattcgggatgcacgcggatagttgggagagcacgaaggtagcgtaagagatgctcgaggcgcagccgagagcatctctagctacctaagtgctctcccaactatccaagtgcatcccgaattggatggacgctcgctaggcattgtccatttcttttataacatagcaggacatttttcacgcagaaaagtcgctttttctgcactgatcaaattgcaagttctcttaaccgtgcggtttgactaaaaatagaacgacttgttttcaaaaacaccagactttttaaaggctgcatcattttgaatgaataaactttaaataaactttttccttgacatctgagccaaatatttaagctggacggctgatgtgaaactcttgctggcaaggaatttcaccgacaatgacgtcagcctgaaccatctctatgaaccatccatttctttttcataaaaaattaaccaatcagagcgcgccctagcatatagctatgttataattCCTTCTGAACCCTCAGTTGAGGTTGAGTCAATTAACAAAGTAGCATTACCAATCTCAAGGTCACTGGTTTGAATCATGTCTGTATCGCGTCTGTACTTGCTTACCAAAATGATGCAAATACAACAAGCTTGATACaaagaaattttccaaatgGTTTGATTGATTTCAGCTCCTCATGGGTAGCCTTGTAGAACAACACCAAACAATACATTGcccactgaaagaaaaaaagtgtcaGGTGTGAATGGCATTTAGTTGAATGTCTTGAGCTTTTAGTGTTAATTTTCGGCAATCATGAAGAACAGCTCCCAGGCTCCACCAACTCTCAGCCAACAATGTCACGACCTAATTTTCTGGCAATATTTTTTCAGCTATGCCTAGATATCTCTTAATTTGAGGATACAGGTAACTGAAGTAAGCCaatcataaattatttcttgCAAGCCCTCAATAAAGAAACATAGTTATCTCCAGTGACTAAGGGACGTGAAATCTTTGGGCAATGGCATTGATGTCAAAAGGCTGCAAGATCAATGTAAAAAATTACAATCAATATGGAACATGACGGAGAATGATATTACTTGACAACATACCACTTGTGAACAATTGTTTATGATCACTATATAACTCCAGCCAGATTTGAAGCTTAAGTTTCCTTCATCATATTTACCAGCCAATTCTGTACAACTGACACGAGAGAAGAAAATTGTTATCTAGAGTTTTTATGGTAACTCATTATTCTCACCTTTTTTATAACTGGTACTCTTCTATTGGCCCACTTTAAAAAGGCAGCAGAAAAAGATGAAGGCACTTTATTTGACTTTAGTACAGTTCCATCAGCTCTGTGTGAGAGATATTTTACATCCAAAACCAAACGTGGTTCTAGTCATTACAGATCAAATTGGGGAGCTCTGcgcccagttgttcgaaagtCAATTAGCCATAACCAAGGATTAGGCAACAGCTGAGGTTTCAATTTTCTCCATCCAAATCACCTTCACAGTCATAATTTAAGGATAAATGAAAAGAGCCCAACCTACAACCCCTAGGCCAAAATCTTGTAAAAAGCCTTctttgagttgtaaataatttacagtttaaattccactaatccaggattagcttaaccAGCTCAAACAACTGGGACCTGAAGGCTAAACAACTCCTAACAGTGTTTATTAGAACAGAAATACTAAATCTAAACTCAAACATCATGTGTTGGACAACCAACTGACACATTTGTTGAAAGTTGGCTGACGCACTGGTGGTAAGATGGCCAACATGTTTGTCATATCTCAGAGGCATGTCTGCCAATGCATTAGCCTGTCTTTTGGCCAATGGCTTTAAAGGGATTGG is a window of Acropora palmata chromosome 4, jaAcrPala1.3, whole genome shotgun sequence DNA encoding:
- the LOC141879849 gene encoding uncharacterized protein LOC141879849 produces the protein MESLSSARPEKFHDCNCFTFQDSDDSGLSSSPSSPTPVGVDFLGDLFDLDTNFSNLLNTSLFDGEFPSKLYTHIKIKDDDDEDMWFNASSSKVNTKTSSLSAGDSSTGQDYFDNSFELIAELLNPQPEVEEKITGNSSKGKNLTIHQSAEISEVESKNNEACTPTSESGENSSNNDTISAINSPDTSVKRELRSRRKRVLVNTDHDYCRQWLVSDDEPDSDDDSKFVEDIEKEESDDSDDEDFKAPCPAKKVRKASAKGVKDSKYWERRQRNNLAAKRSREAKRAREIQVAKKTVALEKENANLKKQVRKLKANIKRAEKMLRLMV